The segment ATCAATGATGCCTGATGCTGTCATCGCTTCAAATGCCAGTTCTACCCCAGCACGAACCATAGCGATCATTAGGATACCGTTATCAAAGTACTCCTGCTCTGAGATTTGAACGTCGGTCGTTGGGTAGTTTTCAAAGGCGGTTTCACCCGTTTCTGCACGCCAGCCTAATAGATTCACATCATCATTCGCCCAGTCAGCCATCATAGTGCTTGAGAACTCACCTTGAATGATGTCATCCATATGCTTGTTGTATAGCGGACGCATTAGATCTTTTAGCTCTTCAGATAGGTCAAACGCTTTGATTTTCGCAGGGTTTGATAGACGATCCATCATGTGAGTGATGCCACCAAACTTCAATGCTTCAGTTACTGTTTCCCAACCGAATTGCAATAGTTTACCTGCGTAGCCTGGGTCGATACCATCAGCAACCATCTTCTCGTAACATACGATAGAACCCGCTTGTAGCATGCCACATAGAATAGTTTGCTCACCCATTAGGTCAGACTTCACTTCTGCGACGAACGATGACTCTAGGCAACCTGCACGGTGACCACCTGTTGCAGCTGCCCATGCTTTCGCGATGTCCCAACCCTCGCCTTGCGGATCGTTTTCTGGGTGAACTGCGATTAGCGTTGGTACACCAAAGCCACGTTTGTATTCTTCACGTACTTCCGTACCTGGACACTTAGGTGCAACCATCACGACAGTTAGGTCTTTACGGATTTGCATGCCTTCTTCAACAATGTTGAAGCCGTGTGAGTAACCCAGTGCAGCGCCTTGCTTCATCAATGGCATTACCGTTTCTACTACATTGGTATGCTGTTTATCTGGCGTTAGGTTTACCACTAGGTCAGCTTGAGGAATTAGCGCTTCGTAGCTCGCAACTTCAAACCCATTCTCTTTGGCATTTTTGTATGACTGACGCTGCTCATCAATCGCCGCTTGGCGTAGTGCGTAGGCAACGTCTAGACCTGAATCACGCATGTTCAGACCTTGGTTTAGACCTTGAGCACCACAACCTACAATGACAACCTTCTTACCTTTCAGGTAGTCTGCTTCCGTTGCAAACTCACTACGATCCATAAAACGACAACGACCTAATTGGTCCAATTGCTCACGCAAGTTTAGGGTATTGAAATAGTTAGCCATTGTAGGGCTCTCCTTTAAGAATAATGTCCATGAGGTCGGTAATTTTGCTTACCGAATAACCTGATACTAAAACAGACAAAAAGTTGCTTAAAGTGATATATTCACAATTAGTTATTGCAAAAAATGCAACATGGATGTGACAAGCTATGAACATTAAAAGCCTGCAACTCTTTATTCATTTATGTGAGAGTAAAAGCTTCGCCAAAACTGCCGAAGCGATGCACATTAGCCCTTCGGCGCTCAGTCGCCAAATTCAAAAACTTGAGCAAGAAACCGGACAAGGATTATTTCTGCGTGATAACCGCAGCGTTGAACTCACACCCGCAGGCAAGAAACTGCTGCCTGTCGCACTGAATATCTTAGGTGAGTGGCAAAACTACCATGCGTTGTTTGCTGATTCTGATAGCGAACTGAAAGGTGAAATTCATCTTTTTTGCTCAGTAACTGCTAGCTATAGCCATTTGCCGGAACTACTGTCTGAGTTTCGCCTGCAACACCCTTTTATTGAGTTCAAACTCTCAACGGGTGACCCCGCTCAAGCGATTGAGAAAATACTCAATGACGAGGCAGATATCGCCATTTCAGCCATGCCAGAGCAACTGCCATCACGAATTGAGTTTGAAACCATTAGCGAGATCCCTCTATCGGTGATTGCGCCATCTGGGGTGAGTAATTTTGCCCAGCAACTGCAAAGCGATAAGCCAGATTGGAACTCAATTCCGTTTATCGTACCGGAAGCTGGTACGGCTCGTGAGCGTGCCAACACTTGGTTTAAAGCGATGAAAATCAAACCAAACATCTATGCACAAGTATCCGGTCATGAAGCAATCGTCAGTATGGTCGCACTCGGTTGTGGGGTTGGTATCGCGCCAGATGTGGTGATCAACAATAGCCCAGTGAGAGATAAAATTGAGCGTCTAAAAGTCGCACCGATCGCACCTTTTGAACTTGGTGTATGCTGCAAACGCTCGCAACTTGATAATCCGCTGGTAAAAGCGCTGTGGAAAGTGGCGCAAGAAAAATACATTACTTTGTAAGTCTTCGCCAAAACGCTAAAAGCCACGCTAGGCGTGGCTTTCAAATCTAAATCTCTTAAACGAACGCTTAGATAACGCGAGAGAATTGCTGCTGACGAGCGCGATCACGTAGGTATTTATCAAAACACATACAGATATTACGGATCAGTAGGCGACCACGCAGAGTCACACGGATTTCGCTCTCATCCACTTCCACTAACCCATCATTGATAAAGGTCTGTAAAAGCTCTAAATCTTGCGCAAAGTATTGATTAAAGTTGAGTTTAAATTCGCGTTCAATAAACACTTTGTCCAGCTTGAAGTTACAAATCAGTTGCTTGATAACTTCACGGCGAATCAGATCATCGCTATCCAGTGATACGCCTTTCCACAATGCGTGGCGCTGTTCATTCACCTGCGCGTAGTACTTTTTAAGCTCTTTCTGGTTTTGCGCGTAAGCATCACCAATCATCGAAATAGCCGAAACACCAAAGCCCATTAGGTCACACTCACCTTGAGTGGTGTAGCCTTGGAAGTTACGGTGCAAAATGCCATTGCGCTGAGCAACCGCCAATTCATCATCAGGCAGAGCAAAGTGGTCCATACCGATAAACTGGTAACCCGCTCCAGTTAAAGTGCCAATAGTCTGCTGCAGGATCGCCATTTTTTCGGTCGCTTGCGGCAGATCTTCATCTTTAATCTTACGCTGTGCAGCAAATAGCTGCGGCATGTGCGCGTAGTTAAACACCGATAGACGACCCGGTTGCATCTCTAGCACTTGCTTCAATGTTTCAGCAAAGGATTCTTGAGTCTGTTTTGGTAGACCGTAGATTAAGTCTAGGTTGGTTGAACGGAAACCTAACTCTTTCGCACGTTTAACCATCGCAACAATGAACGCTTCATCTTGTTCACGG is part of the Vibrio ponticus genome and harbors:
- the ilvY gene encoding HTH-type transcriptional activator IlvY — encoded protein: MNIKSLQLFIHLCESKSFAKTAEAMHISPSALSRQIQKLEQETGQGLFLRDNRSVELTPAGKKLLPVALNILGEWQNYHALFADSDSELKGEIHLFCSVTASYSHLPELLSEFRLQHPFIEFKLSTGDPAQAIEKILNDEADIAISAMPEQLPSRIEFETISEIPLSVIAPSGVSNFAQQLQSDKPDWNSIPFIVPEAGTARERANTWFKAMKIKPNIYAQVSGHEAIVSMVALGCGVGIAPDVVINNSPVRDKIERLKVAPIAPFELGVCCKRSQLDNPLVKALWKVAQEKYITL
- the hemN gene encoding oxygen-independent coproporphyrinogen III oxidase — its product is MSQQVVASQQIEWDQTVLDKYNYSGPRYTSYPTALEFHEAFTVADFDMACTAYPERPLSLYIHIPFCHKLCYYCGCNKVITRHAHKADEYLDVLELEIRTRASLLQERRVTQLHFGGGTPTFLNKAQISRIMAILRGEFDFEATAEISIEVDPREIELDVLDHLREEGFNRLSIGVQDFNKEVQKLVNREQDEAFIVAMVKRAKELGFRSTNLDLIYGLPKQTQESFAETLKQVLEMQPGRLSVFNYAHMPQLFAAQRKIKDEDLPQATEKMAILQQTIGTLTGAGYQFIGMDHFALPDDELAVAQRNGILHRNFQGYTTQGECDLMGFGVSAISMIGDAYAQNQKELKKYYAQVNEQRHALWKGVSLDSDDLIRREVIKQLICNFKLDKVFIEREFKLNFNQYFAQDLELLQTFINDGLVEVDESEIRVTLRGRLLIRNICMCFDKYLRDRARQQQFSRVI
- the ilvC gene encoding ketol-acid reductoisomerase yields the protein MANYFNTLNLREQLDQLGRCRFMDRSEFATEADYLKGKKVVIVGCGAQGLNQGLNMRDSGLDVAYALRQAAIDEQRQSYKNAKENGFEVASYEALIPQADLVVNLTPDKQHTNVVETVMPLMKQGAALGYSHGFNIVEEGMQIRKDLTVVMVAPKCPGTEVREEYKRGFGVPTLIAVHPENDPQGEGWDIAKAWAAATGGHRAGCLESSFVAEVKSDLMGEQTILCGMLQAGSIVCYEKMVADGIDPGYAGKLLQFGWETVTEALKFGGITHMMDRLSNPAKIKAFDLSEELKDLMRPLYNKHMDDIIQGEFSSTMMADWANDDVNLLGWRAETGETAFENYPTTDVQISEQEYFDNGILMIAMVRAGVELAFEAMTASGIIDESAYYESLHELPLIANTVARKRLYEMNVVISDTAEYGNYLFANVATPLLREKFMPSVNTDVIGKGLQVESNQVDNQRLIEVNEAIRNHPVEYIGEELRGYMTDMKHIAVGG